In Centroberyx gerrardi isolate f3 chromosome 20, fCenGer3.hap1.cur.20231027, whole genome shotgun sequence, a genomic segment contains:
- the LOC139931226 gene encoding uncharacterized protein LOC139931226 has protein sequence MVKALKMQLLRALVSERLSTAAEEIFKLVERTIVEYEEEISHSKWVVDSRRKLLDVAKSHRADPLQISATEDKLPSGHQQPPAKWNPGLGRAEPENATSEPTDDCQILSAGDPDSSPATSENSESDRETPTEIEIPRAKKSYKCPVCAGSFSSKKTVRRHVRTHSEDKSASYQCRFCDRYFCHKSDLVVHTRIHTGEKPYECQDCHKCFAQKGNLVVHIRKHTGEKPYRCGECGQCFTKKVALDRHVEKHSGPETLISNMEQEAGSSQGEMLSQSLESDIKAFPLTIPPYDKSEFDQESLQPLCLYQIQTVDDIDRDSSAILTVDQIKTEPAGSETSDNQPFPPVNPSEHGESEEEMRNRELWSELKHLHVKRILSRRKPGKSSEPNVHFEAGTAQKPYKCPHCGKCFSLTKTLIRHVKIHTEDKPYRCQFCERNFCQKSDLVTHTRIHTGERPYQCQECQKSFAQKGNLVVHMRKHTGEKPYQCQECSCCFSQKASLDCHMQSHR, from the exons ATGGTGAAAGCGTTGAAGATGCAGCTGCTCAGAGCACTCGTCAGCGAGCGTCTGTCCACGGCGGCCGAGGAGATCTTTAAGCTCGTGGAAAGAACGATTGTGGAGTACGAGGAGGAAATTTCCCATTCAAAGTGGGTGGTGGACAGTCGCCGCAAGCTGCTGGATGTTGCTAAGTCACACAGAGCAG ACCCACTACAGATCTCTGCCACAGAAGACAAGTTGCCATCCGGTCACCAGCAGCCTCCTGCCAAGTGGAACCCCGGTCTGGGCCGGGCGGAGCCAGAAAACGCCACATCAGAGCCGACAGACGACTGTCAAATCCTCAGCGCAGGCGATCCCGACTCCTCTCCCGCCACAAGCGAAAACAGCGAAAGCGACCGAGAGACGCCGACGGAAATCGAAATCCCCCGAGCGAAGAAATCGTACAAGTGTCCCGTTTGCGCGGGCAGTTTCTCCTCCAAGAAGACGGTGCGGCGGCACGTCAGAACACATTCCGAGGACAAGTCCGCGTCGTACCAGTGTCGCTTCTGCGACCGCTACTTCTGCCACAAGTCCGACCTTGTCGTTCACACCAGGATCCACACGGGCGAGAAACCGTACGAGTGCCAGGACTGTCACAAGTGCTTCGCGCAGAAGGGGAACCTGGTCGTTCATATAAGAAAACACACCGGGGAGAAACCGTATCGGTGCGGGGAGTGTGGCCAGTGTTTTACTAAGAAGGTGGCGCTGGATCGTCATGTAGAAAAACACTCTGGACCAGAGACGCTTATCAGTAACATGGAGCAAGAGGCGGGCTCCAGTCAGGGTGAGATGCTCTCCCAAAGTCTTGAATCGGACATTAAGGCATTTCCGCTTACTATTCCTCCCTATGACAAAAGCGAGTTTGACCAAGAATCTCTGCAGCCTTTGTGTCTTTACCAAATCCAGACCGTCGATGATATAGATAGAGACTCCTCCGCCATACTTACAGTTGATCAGATCAAAACAGAGCCTGCTGGATCAGAAACGAGTGACAATCAGCCTTTCCCTCCAGTGAATCCAAGCGAACACGGCGAAagcgaggaggagatgaggaaccGAGAACTCTGGTCCGAGCTGAAACACCTCCATGTGAAAAGGATCCTGTCGAGGAGAAAGCCGGGGAAATCCTCGGAGCCGAACGTTCATTTCGAAGCGGGAACAGCGCAGAAACCGTACAAGTGTCCTCACTGCGGCAAATGCTTCTCTCTGACCAAGACCTTGATAAGACATGTCAAAATCCACACGGAGGACAAACCCTATAGGTGCCAGTTTTGCGAGCGGAACTTCTGCCAGAAGTCGGACCTGGTCACTCACACGAGGatacacacaggagagagaccaTATCAGTGCCAAGAGTGTCAGAAATCCTTCGCGCAGAAGGGCAATCTTGTCGTTCATatgaggaaacacacaggggAAAAACCATATCAGTGCCAAGAGTGCAGCTGTTGCTTTAGTCAGAAGGCTTCTCTAGACTGTCACATGCAGAGCCACAGATAG